CTCTGCTACTGTTTGGCACATCATTTCTTCCTGGGTCTGTTTCCTGTTCTGCAAAAATGACGGTATATGAGGTGACATCCAAGTTCCTTCCAGGTCAGATATTTCATTGTTCCAATCAAGCCAACTTTTGGCTATACATCTGCCAGTCTTGCCTGATGGCTCACAGATTCCCAGCCTCCCCACATTCTGCTTTATATTGCAGAGGGCCAGTGCCTGGGTGCCTGCAAACTGTATTCTCCAGTCTCTTTTGTCATCTGGCTTTGGAAGCCTTGGTGGCACATtggaaggtgggaagagggagaagcaaggtgtgatggttaatactgagtgtcaacttgattggattgaaggatgcaaagtatcgatcctgagtgtgtctgcaagggtgttgccaaaggaaattaacatttgagccAATGGGCTGGGAAGGGCAGACTCAcgcttaatctgggtgggcacaatctaatcagctgccattGAGGCCAGAATAAacagcaggcagaagaacatgaaaagactagATTGGCTTAGCCTAttagcctacatctttctcctgtgctggatgcttcctgccctccaacattggacttcaagttcttcagctttgggactccgactggcttccttgctcctcagtttgcagacggcctgttgtgggaccttgtgattgtgtgagttaatactccttaataaactcccctttgtgtatatatttgtgtgtgtgtgtgtgtgtgtgtgtgtatcctattagttctgtccctgtagaaaaccctgactaatatataCAAGGGATTTTTCTCCCTTTATCTTTGCTTTGGGAGGGAACTTAAGTAATGATTGTGTCTTCATGGTTGCAGATCCTTCTGAACAGCCCCTCACCATCCCGTTTGCCTTTTAAACTCTTCTGACACCTTTATCACAAGCTCCCTGTGTTAAACTCCTTCTGTTGAGCCACTTAGCAAGTGCCATTTTCCTGACCAGTCCCTGATGAATACAGCCAGGTTGTGGATTATCTGTAGTCAGTTTTCAATCCCACTGGTGTACAGCCCAGATGGTATGCAGTCTCGTATGCAGCCTTAATTTAACATCCACAAAGAGAAGGACGTGGAAGAGAGGGAACAGGAAAGTGAACAGTCAAAAATTTAGCACAATCTGGCTAAATCCAAATCTCTGTCCATCTTTCCACTGCACACTGCACAGCTGAACAGCTAGAGAAAAAAGACATAACCATGCTGTCTAGTTTCACTTTAAAGTCATGATCACTACCCTCAAGTGGGCTGTTAATGCTTCCCTGCAATCATCCTGAGTTCCCTAGGCCATTCATTCTCCTGCTTTCCTAGGCAACTATTCCAGTCCTTACCCTCTCTACTCAAACCCCTGACACCACCTTCTCCTTTATCATCACTATTAGCTGATGACCTTGCTTCCTGTTTTGTGGAGAAGTCAGAAgcattcaaaagaaaacaagcttTTGTCATCACATCTGTCCACCTGCCAGCCTCTACCCATTTAGTCTAccttctctccagcatctgtccaCACAGCAGGCAAAGGACAACCCTTAGAGCTATCTCTTATGCACAACATAAGAAATGGTCTTGTCTACCCACTTGTACTGTTCCAAcaattcttctttctcctctgcaTTATCAATTTTCCCCTTTCCGTTGGATCTTTCCCATCAACATACAAATGTGCCATTGtttctctcatttaaaaattttcccagccgagcacagtggctcacgcctgtaatcccagcactttgggaggccgaggcaggtggatctcctgaggtcaggaattcgagaccagcctgaccaacatggcggcataagcttgtaattccagctactcgggaggctgaggcaggaaaaccgcctgaacccgggaggcggaggttgcagtgagctgagatcgcaccactgcactccagcttgggcaacagagcgagactccattgcaaaaaaaaaaaaaaaaaaaaaaaatcgcttgACTCTACCTCCTCTTCTGGCCATTACCCCACTTCCCCCCTACTCTTTCAGCAAACTCTTCAAAAGAGTTGTCTTTGCTcgctctctttctcctcccattctttctttcttgagccCACTTAGATCACACTTTTGCCCCCAACACTCCACTGAAACTGCTCTTGTCAAGGTCACCAATAACTTCTCACTGCTAAATCCAATTATCAATTCCCAGTCCTCATCTTACCtcattttgcctcagcctctgggacaGCTGGTTCCTCCTCTCCCCAGTCTCTCAATGTTGGGGCACCCAGGACTCAGTCTTTGGATTCTTTCCCTTTTTACCTATACTTCATCAAGTTTCATGGCTTTAAGTTCAGTCTATGTTTCTCTTGGTGTCCACATTTATACTTCCAGCCTGGACCTCTCCCCCGAGCTCCAGACGCAACAGCCTACTGGACATCTCCCCTTGATGTCTAACAGACATCTCAACTTTAACAGATCCAAAACTGAGCACCTGATTTTGCCTCTTCTCATTCTTGGCAACTTCATTCTTCCAGTTGCTGCTCCTCTCTTTTTGGATGGGGATGGATCCATCAGGAAATCCTATTTACTCTATGTTCAGAATATATCCAGAAACTGACTACTACATCCCTGATCATGTCCAAATCATCTCATCCCAAGATTATTTCAGTCATCTCCTATTTGCTCTCCCTACTTTGGCCCTTACCCACTTCTGTCTACTCTTAACACAGCCACCAGAGAGAATCTTTTAACACGTAAGCCAAGTCATATCACCCCTTAGCTTACCAAAAGTAGAAGCTAAAATTGCTACAGTGCCTATGAGCCCCAACAGAGTCTGGCCCTGTTACCTCTCTGACTTCATCTTCCCCTCACTCATTCTGTTTCAGCTACTGTGGCCCCTTTGCCTCCTGGATCACTCCAGGCATGCTCCTAAGGGCTTTGCATATGTGATTTCTTCTGCCTAGAATGCTTTTCCCTAGatattcttcctccttccttcataTCAATACTGAAATGAGGTGACCATCCCTGACCAGTCTATTTAAAACTGCATACTCCCCTGATACCTTCGCTCATCCTTCCCTATCTTAATTTTTCCTACAACACTTATTTCCAGCTAACAAAtcatatttttatgaatttactTATGTCTATTGTCTTTCTTCCCCCACTAAAGCATAAACTACATCTAGCCAAGGGAGTTATCACTGCTATATACCCAAAGTCCAgaatagtgcctggaacatagtaggtactcaataactgtggttgaatgaatgaatgaagccacAGAATCAAACTTCCCTGGGTCCTACCCTACTTCTAGACTTCTTATTATGGAAGTCAAGTGTCCATATTGTTAAGTCAGACTGGgttgggttttctgttttctcacatttttagCGGATGTCAGCCTAAATGATGCCCACGTATTCTCTTGTTCAATCCTCATACCAACTCTGAgagttttattctttctgttttccaggTGGAAAAGGTAAGCCCCAAAGAGATTAAGTTACATGCtagaagtcacacagctagtcagtcGCAGAATCCAGATTCCCAGCCCATCTGACTGATGGCAAAGCCATGAATACTGCAGCACTCCAAGAAGACTGACCCTCCCCAGAAACAATACCAGGGCTGAGCTGAGTCAGGAGCCACAGGAATGGAAGGTCTGGAGGTCGCCAAGGATCTCcacaaaataaacatttgcttTGTTAAAATCTTCAAGTGACAAAATAATCATTGCATTCActggtttcattttgtttcctgCATTTCACAATTTGTCTTACTGTTGTTTGcatgtttattgtctgtctctcccCTTAGACAGCTCTCTATTCTATGTATCCCCCTAGCACAGTGCATGGTACATTTTAGGCACTTcagtgaatggatgaacaaattaaTTCAAGTATAATTTTGCTTACTACTTCACTCATCAAATACATCCTGATTGAGTACCTGCTTTGCACTAAGCACTGTTTTTACGATTCTTAGTCTAGTAAGACAGGTAGGCATTAAACAAATAACCACATAAACTGAGGGGTAAGAACTGTAATCAATGCCATAAAGGAAAAGTATGAGGTACTATGAAAGTGTACAGCAGGTGCCCCTAATTTAGATGGGAGGGTGTCAATGAGGGCTTCCAGAGCTGAAGGATGAAGGGGAAGAGTGGTCCTAGGAGAGGAACTAGGCTTGCTTCCTTTTGGAGACTGAAGGATGGTAGGTGTGCCTAGAGTGCAACTGATGGTCTCATCCTGTCCGTGGTGGCCTGTGCTTCCTAAGAGCTGCCAGGGATGGAGGGCATAGGCCAGCTTGATCCTGACTGTTGGATCCAGCTTTATCTTCATTGTTTCTAAGTCCAGAAATCCTGAGTCTGGTAAGTCCAGAAATCCTGAGTCTGGTCACTTTTTCTTCAGCCAGAATAATTCAGAAAACTATTAACCAGAATAATGCAGAGAACTGATCACTGCAAGTCACTCTGCCTCGGAGCTATTGGAATGGCTCCAGAATAGGGCACTGGGGGTCAAGGCAGGATTTCAACAAGGAGGGTTTTACAGAAGACAGACTTCACCTGCGAGGGCTGGGGTGGGAACCAAGCACCAAAGAAGTCGAGTGGCCACTGTCCACTGATGGCCGTCTCCCTCTTCTCTGTAGCCCTCCCCCACTCCTAAGCAGCCCAACTTCAGCAGAGGAGGCCTGGGCACAGGAATGGATTGTTGCTAGAAACCTGGCTTCAGCTGGAGGAAGTCAGAAGGCCGGGCTGATGGCCGCGCAGACAGAGCTGTGTTTATCCAGGAAAAGAGGTAGGACGTAGGCAGCGGAGGCCCCTGCCAGCTCCTCCCAGAAGGACTGCGCTGGGGGAGCAAGCTGCAGAGAAAGCTGCTCCCCTCTGGCTCTGAAAGTGTCAGAGCCTGAGGCCAGAACCCAGAGGCGACCCACAGGTGAGGCCAGCACTCCGGGCGCGCGACGGAGAGGGTCGCAAGTTCGGATCCCAGGGCAGAGGGTCGGAACGCGGTGCTCTTGGTGGCTCCGCGCAGGGGTGAGGCGAGCGCGTGGTGGCGGAGCCTTCCAGAGACCGCTCTGGGGGTGGCAGAGAATCAATGCTGCCTTTGTGCTCGGTGGTTTCCGAGGGAGAAAAGGAATGGAGAGTGGGAGGGGCGACCCAACGGCCCGGTCCCGCCCTTTAGACGCGGGATGCGGTAGGGCTGCGAGGCGCGGGAGCTGGAGGGTCAGGGCTACCGAGGGGTGGGATTCTGTGCCCCCGGGAGGTGCGTCTCCTTGGACCAGCCCTGGGTGTCCTGAGGTCAGCAGCCAGGTGTGTCCCCTGGCTGCCAGGAGCAGAAGTGAGTCCTCTTCTGGCTTGGAGCGACtcgaggaggggagggaggagccaGAGGAGACAGGTGGGGCTAGGACTGAGGGATGGCTCAGGCCAGAGAAGCTTGCGCCGGGGCAGCCTGGCAAAGGGAGGAAGTCCCGAGGGGCGCCAGACTGAATCCCAGGGGAAAACCCAATTCTTCGAAATGGGCGGGGGAGAAGGGGAACCCGCCGAGGGCAAGGTGTCCCTTCCAGGGGGTTTGGGATCTGGGTCCTTTTGGTATAATGCGGTTATTATCCTATTTGTCCTAATAGTACCCTAGGGTTCTAGTGGGTACTATATGGGCCCTCAAACTCTAAGGTGAATGGGGCATCTTTAGTACCAGTGAGGGAAGCTGTGTACTTGGTGACGGAGGCCCATATCTGAATATGTGACTGACTGGCCCTTGGCTCCCTCCATTTCTCCTCACCCCCCCAGACGTCGCCGCCCTTTCTTTTCCTGCTCAAATAGGGGTCCGCGCTCCCAGTGGGTCCAGAGACCCGAGCGCGGTAGCTGATCGCCCGATCTACGCCAGCATCACTCACCTCTGACTCCTCTTCGCTACTCGCCCAGCCCCGCTCCGCCGAGCACTCCAGTCTGAGACTTGGGATTTAGACCCTCTCGGCCCTGCGGAATTCGTAATTCTATTACCCTACCCACCGCATGTGGCTCTTGGAAAAAGCTGGCTATAAGGTGGGGGCCGCGGAGCCTGCGGCCCGTTGGGCGCCCTCCGGCCTGTTCTCCAAGCGTCGCGCCCCGGGCCCGCCCACGAGCGCCTGCCCCAACGTCCTCACCCCGGATCGCATCCCGCAGTTCTTCATCCCGCCTCGGCTCCCGGACCCGGGTGGCGCAGAGCCCGCGACCAGGCGGGACGTGACGGGGCGCGGCCTCCCCGCGGCCTGCTCGCTGCCTCACCTGGCGGGCCGCGAAGGCTGGGCCTTCCTGCCCGAGAGCCCGCACACGCGCCGGCGCGAGTCCCTGTTCCACGCGCCGCCACCCGCCCCGGCCGGGGGACTCCCCACGGCGCAGTCCCGGCTGCACGTCTCCGCCCCGGACCTGCGCCTCTGCCGGGCCCCCGACAGCGACACGGCCTCGTCGCCGGACTCGTCGCCCTTCGGCTCCCCGCGGCTGGGCCTGGGCCGGCGCCGGGTGTCCAGGCCACACTCGCTGTCCCCAGAAAAGGCGAGCTCGGCCGATACCAGCCCGCACCCGCAGCGCCGCGCCGGGCCGCCCACGCCGCCGCTCTTCCACCTGGACTTCTTGTGCTGCCAGCTGCGGCCCACGCGCGAGAGCGTGCTGCGCCTGGGGCCCCGTGGCGGGCAGCTGCGGCTCTCCACCGAATACCAGGCCGGGCCCGGGCGGCTGCGGCTGCGCCTGGTGAGCGCCGAGGGCCTGCCCCGGCCGCGGTCCCGCCCcgggagcggcggcggcggctgctgcGTGGTGCTGAGACTGCGGCCCCGTGTCCGGCCGCGGGAGCAGCAGAGCCGCGTGGTCAAGTGCAGTGCCAACCCCATCTTCAACGAGGATTTCTTTTTCGACGGGCTCGGCCCACGGGACCTGGCCGCCCGCAGCCTGAGGGCCAAAGTGCTAGACAGGGGCGCGGGACTTCGCAGGGATGTGCTGCTGGGGGAGTGCGAAACGCCCCTCATTGCGCTGCTGCCCCCGCTGGGTGGGGGACTAGGTCCCGGGTCCTCCCTGGCGCCCACCCATCTCAGCCTGTAGACTGAGCCCCTGGCTTCCTCAAGACGTCTCCATTGTGTCTGCAGTCCACATTCTTTCCACCCTGCCCggcttgtatttatttttgctaataaAATGTCCGCTTGTCCCTAGCCAGATCTTTCCCCTTACTGGCACCTTACACGCTCGGGCGTAGAGCCTGCCCATCTTCCCTCTGTCCCGGCCATACGCGGGGGGGAAGATGCTCATTCAGACGGTGGGTGCGAGTAGAGCAGACCTTAAgcggtggttctcaaacttgaagaAACATCAGAATAACCAGACATCAGAAATCCTGGAAGAGCTTGTTAAATATGCAGGGTCCTGGGATCCATCCCCATGAGATGCTCCTTCAGTAGATCTGGGCCAAGTAGGTCCTAAGGTCCCCGTCCAACAAGGCCCCCCAACTATCAGGGAGCCGTTCAATCAGAGTCACTCTGACAGAAACCAACACAAGCCACCTTCCACTTGGGGGTCCCTTGAGGCTGCACAGAGGAAATTAACACTCCCCTCCTGTGCCCCTCTAAAACCCACATCTGTCCTGAAGACAGATTAAATTTCTGGGCCTTGGGAGTGAGTCAGGGGATGTCAGATGAATACACAGTGCCCTTTagtcttccttcttccctcttccacACCTGTGCCTCCCTTGAGGGGTAGGGCAAGTCTGGAGCCAAGAACCAGAGAGCTGCTTGGGTACCAAATGAATGAGATATAATGTCCCAGGGATTGAAAGCGGGGAGGAGGGGTACTACCAAAGTGTGAGAACTGTTCTCAGGAATGCCAGAAGAGGCTCCTCCAGCCAGAAAGAGGTGGGGTTGAGGGGAGGTGAATAATTGTAGGTCACATCGTGTTTACCTCTACCTGAATGTCCCTGACGTCAGCAGTGaccttcttctctctccctccaccttCCCAGGAGCCGGTTCCTCTGGACTCAGGCCAGGcttgaaggagggagggaggaaaggaggtaGGCACTAGGCTAACCCaacttctttctccctctcccttgggccctttctcatttttcttggtGCCAGCTGTGGCCTGCACGAGGGCTAAGCTTTCTGGATCTGACAAAACCTCAGCACCTGGACATGTTAAATTCcagcacaacacacacacacacacacacacacacacacacagagcttcaTTTAGACAGCTCTCCagttccttctcccttcctccatcaGGTCCCCACCACCCAGCCCTAGGCCAGAGAACTCTTGCTGCAGGTGTCCACCAGGTGGTGGCATTGACCAAACAATCCTAAGTGCTAACTACTACACGTGGATTATAACCACGTGAGGAACTGTTCTAACAATTAAGTCAAGCCGTTTATTCCTCCCAGCACCTCCTATAAGGGTGTAAAGACTATTGTTATCTAATGTGACCTTGGGCCTCACATAACTAGTAAAGGGAAGAACTAGGACTCACATAGCTAGTAAAGGGAAGAATTCAGggagtctgactccagagtctggACTCTTAATCACTTCACGATAATACCCTCAACTGCCAGCTGCAAGGGGCCTCTTCCCTAAGATGGTAACACTGCAATGGTTTCGTACCCTGCCGGTTTGAATTCTGGGAAGTCCACCTATAGATTTAGGTCTACCCCTAGTACTGGATTTCTATTTCAGCCCCCAAATTCTCCTGTAACAACCCTTGGTGAGAAACTGGATTTGATGCCCATTTGGAAGTATCTGGAAAGAAAGTTAGAGGCCGTAGAACCTTCATTCAtgcattccttcaacaaatactTCGGGAGGGTCCATCAGGTGGCAGGCATTGGATACAGCAGTGATTAAAACAGACATGGGGATCAGAAAAGTGACAAAATAAGccattaaaatgtaaagaatgcTACTTGGTGATAtgttacagagaaaaataaagcaagatagGGAATAGAAAAGAGGGGTCAgataaagagaagggaagattatagggacagaaagagggagggaggagaggaaactattttttttttaaccacggTACTTTGGACCAGGTCCTGAACTTTGTCTGTGTTATCTCAGTTAGTCATCACAACCACTCTGCAGAATAGGTATTATTATTCCCCTTTTTTTTGGGTGGTaggggacggagtctcaccctgttgcccaggctggagtgcagtggcgcaatctcagctcactgcaacctccacctcccgggttcaagtgattctcctgcctcagcctcccgagcaactgcgactacaggcgcatgccacaacgcccagctaattttatgtatctctagtagagacggggtttcacactgttagccaggatggtctccatctcctgatgcGGTCCTGTGATCTCGGTCTCggtctcatgatctgcccgcctcggcctcccgaagtgctgggattacaggcgtgagccaccgcatcacAACCACTCAGGAgagtagctattattattcccactttacaaagaaagaaatggatcAGATAGGTTAAGTAAGCTTGCCTGGGGATCAGCCCTGGCTGGAGGGAAGAGTTCTGACCGTGACTCCACCCAGACACCCCCACTGCCACCCCAACTGCTTAGGGGAGGTTGTGAGGAAATCCAAGGCCACTCCTCCCAGGAACAGTTCACTCAGCTTTCACAGCCCTGAGGCTCTGTGATGGGGGCCCCAGCATTGCTGAAGGAATATCCTGGGTAGCTAAAGTACAGAAACATGACAGTGAGGTGGACGGAGGGATGTGTGCAAAATAAGGTCCTAAGAACCCCTCCAGTGTGCAAATTGCTCTGGCCCCAAAGCACTTCTATGAACGCTAGTcagaggctaggtgtggtggctcacgactgtaatcctaacactctgaTAAGTGGATaaatgtgggaggctgaggcagaccgattacctgagctcaggagtttgagaccagcctgggcaacatggtgaaaccccatctctacaaaaaatacaaaaattagctgcatgggcggcatgcacctgtagtcccagctactttgggaggctgaggcaggaggaccacttgaacccaggaggtcaaggctacagtaagctgagatcatgccactgcactccagcctgggtgacaaagtgagaccctgtctaaaaaaaaaaaaaaaaaaaaaaaaaaaaaaaaaaaattccactagTTAGGATAGGTACTATTGCCCCATTTTTATTGATGTGGTAGCTGAGGGCTGAGATTTCCCTCAGGAcccacagctagtaaatggcagaccACCTTCTTACAAGTGGTTCTGCTCCGGCATTTAAACCCTTCTTGCCTCCTCCAAGCCTGTGTGACTATAAATGTTAATTGGTAGAGGAGAGGTACAAGCAGGGTCACTGTGGAAAGTTCAAGGCCAAGAGCTAGGGTCAAACTCCCACAGTTCCCTCCACCCACAGTGGCCTTTGTGACAAGAAAGGGGCGGGGTGGGGACTGTGAGATCTGGAGGCTACCAAAGTTTATAGAGCCTGGgctgtcctttttttttaatggttgagGCACAACCCATCCCTGAGTCACTCCAATGAGTTGAGGCATCCCCAGGCATGGACCCCCCTAGAACCCAAAGAAAAGTGGTCCCTAATCATTGGATCAGGCATCCCAAGGAGAGGGCCCTCCAAGGATGGGGCTGGGGaagtgtgtgccactgcagaCTACCTGGGCTCCACATATTTTCCACCTTGACCCCCAGGCCCTCCCTGAAAGGGCAGACTTGTGCTGAGCTTTAAGTGGTTTCTGtggtttgggggtggggagggagggaaagagatgTTGGGGACTGCTCCCCAGTTCcaagccaccaccaccacctcccatcCCTTCCAGAGTGTTTGCCCCCAGCATGGAGATTTCCCCAATAAGGGGACTGGGCACGTGGGGACGAAAAGATTCTCTGATCCCTATCAGCCCCTTCCTTACATAAGATTGTATTTGAAGAGGAGATGACCACTGCCCTGCTTTGAAAGGACCGATTCCTCCAGACAAGGGACTGTGATTGCAGTAAGAGGGAGAAAGTTTAGGCAAGAAGGGGAACTGCCCAAAAGGATAACCAAGGGAGCTTCTTGccctggggagaaaaaaaactcAAGCTATCCATGCTTAAGGCAGGGGAGAGGTAGAGAATGCCTAGGAAGCATGTGACACTCTTAGGCCAAGAGGCCAGGACTCTGTCTTCTCAGTCTCCAGTCACTTCCTCCCCACCCTACACAGCAGCACAAAGCGGCACAACCGGGGGAGGCAGCTGTGCCTGCAGTGTCTAGGGATGCCCTGTGTCCATCTGCAAGCATTCTACGTGACCTCCACTCTGTGCTTGCGATTGGTGGGTAGTAGGAGAGGTAGTCAGGAAGGGCCCCTGGAGACCCAGAGTCAAGAGGAAGAGAGGcctaaaaaggagaaaagatagaGAGGGGAGAGCTGGAGAAGAGCCATAGACAGGCAGGAGCTGgcaaggagagacagagagatgggggatAACTGAGGAGTTCTGGGCAGGAGGGGAGCAGAACTGCATCTCCCCTACACTCCCACCCCCGATATGCTGCTGGCTCCTCCTGTCAGCTGGAAGGTGCTGGGTGTGGGGGGGTGCTGGGTGGGGGATGCCAGGTGGGGGGTTGTTGGGTGGGAGGTGCTGGGTGGGGGGTGCTGGGTGGGGGATGCTGCATGGGGAGTGCTGGGTGGGGAGTGCTGGGTGGGGGGTGCTGGGTGGGGGTTGCTGGGTGGGGGGTGCTGGGTGGGGAGTGCTGGGTGGGGGGTGCTGCGTGGGGGATACTGCGTGGGGAGTCCTGGGTGGGGAGTGCTGGGTGGGGAGTGCTGGGTGGGGGAGTGCTGGGTGGGGGGTGCTGGGTGGGGGAGTGCTGGGTGGGGAGTGCTGGGTGGGGAGTGCTGGGTGGGGGAGTGCTGGGTGGGGGGTGCTGGGTGGGGGGTGCTGGGTGGGGAGTGCTGGGTGGGGAGTGCTGGGTGGGGAGTGCTGGGTGGGGGGTGCTGGGTGGGGGAGTGCTGGGTGGGGAGTGCTGGGTGGGGGAGTGCTGGGTGGGGAGTGCTGGGTGGGGGAGTGCTGGGTGGGGAGTGCTGGGTGGGGGGTGCTGGATGGGGGAGTGCTGGGTGGGGGAGTGCTGGGTGGGGGAGTGCTGGGTGGGGGGTGCTGGGTGGGGGAGTGCTGGGTGGGGGAGTGCTGGGTGGGGAGTGCTGGGTGGGGGGTGCTGGATGGGGGAGTGCTGGGTGGGGAGTGCTGGGTGGGGAGTGCTGGGTGGGGGAGTGCTGGGTGGGGGGTGCTGGGTGGGGGGTGCTGGGTGGGGAGTGCTGGGTGGGGGGTGCTGGGTGGGGGAGTGCTGGGTGGGGAGTGCTGGGTGGGGGAGTGCTGGGTGGGGAGTGCTGGGTG
This DNA window, taken from Macaca mulatta isolate MMU2019108-1 chromosome 1, T2T-MMU8v2.0, whole genome shotgun sequence, encodes the following:
- the C2CD4D gene encoding C2 calcium-dependent domain-containing protein 4D gives rise to the protein MWLLEKAGYKVGAAEPAARWAPSGLFSKRRAPGPPTSACPNVLTPDRIPQFFIPPRLPDPGGAEPATRRDVTGRGLPAACSLPHLAGREGWAFLPESPHTRRRESLFHAPPPAPAGGLPTAQSRLHVSAPDLRLCRAPDSDTASSPDSSPFGSPRLGLGRRRVSRPHSLSPEKASSADTSPHPQRRAGPPTPPLFHLDFLCCQLRPTRESVLRLGPRGGQLRLSTEYQAGPGRLRLRLVSAEGLPRPRSRPGSGGGGCCVVLRLRPRVRPREQQSRVVKCSANPIFNEDFFFDGLGPRDLAARSLRAKVLDRGAGLRRDVLLGECETPLIALLPPLGGGLGPGSSLAPTHLSL